Genomic window (Daucus carota subsp. sativus chromosome 5, DH1 v3.0, whole genome shotgun sequence):
cccgggtcaaattcCGAGTCTTTTttgaaaatcgggtcaagtcccgaattccAAATCCGAATATAAGTtgtccattgcgggataataccatCAGCCTTCGTCCCCATCTTCGGCAACTTAAACTTTCGAGAGTTGACTCTGATACCATATGAAATAACCAGTGTCAATTCCCGAGCTTTTTCCGAAAATAGTGTCAAGTCCCGAATTCCGATTCCGAATTTAAGCCGAAATACACCGGCCCAAGTTTAATAACTTTCGCAATCCACAAGCTCATCACAACCTCCAatagatcatgatttgttggtgcaattggttgaatccttatgcttataaactgaactaaagtctcgaCACTTCTCGATGTGAACTGAAGTgttacaattataatattatatatttattgaaattttgattttgggaaattcaaatttgttttcaattcaatttaaatttttatatttgaaatccgattaaaaTCGAATTTAATATGgatttgataaaataatttagattCAAATTTATTCCATGCATCACCGCAGCCGCAGGTACACTTGCTCAAAATGAAAATAGAGCGACTGCGGGAGTGAGAGTTACTATTTACCGCGTCGGTCTCTATAAGAAACTACCCCACAGTTAATCCAGCAGGTCTCCCCAATCCCCATTCGTGTCTTCCCCAATTCTATAGCTGACCACAACAAAACCCctaaaattatcaaacacgaTTGATCGTTATAGAAGATAACAATGGGGACATTGGGAAAAGCAATCTACACCGTTGGATTCTGGATCCGTGAAACTGGCCAAGCAATCGATCGCCTCGGTCGCGGCCTCCAAGGCAAATACTACTTCCAAGAGCACCGTATGTTTTCACTCCAAACCCTAATTCTTACCATTCTTAGCTTCTGCcaacattttttgtttttttttgataatttatttgtGTCTTCTCAGTTTTGTTTGAATTGGTTCGTGTAGTTGTGGTTCTGATGTGTTTTTATGATGCATTTTATTTCTAGTTTCGCGACACAGGACACTGATGAATGTTTATGAAAAGTCTCCTGTGGTGGATAAGGATGTGTTTGTGGCTCCGAGTGCTTCTGTCATTGGGGATGTTCAGGTCGGGCGGGCTTCGTCTATTTGGTATGGATGTGTTTTGAGAGGTAATTGCTACTCCAATTCGGGAGTTGTCTTCGTATTCTGCTTATTCATTACCCAAAACTAATATACATTTGTGATAGGATCATTGATTATCATGTGTTAAGTCCTCAGtaatgtcttttttttttttttttttttttttttgtcattgtatatatattctattgcatatgggttaattatcaactaggtctagaaaatatcaagtggatcactcggaaatttttggtctcatttgaatCACTAAAGTCATAAAAAATGTCAAATAGATACCTCTAATAAAGTTTACTTCTTGAAAAGATATTagaggtatctatttgataatttttatgaatttagtGATTCAagtgagaccaaaaattttcgAGTGATCCACTTGATATTTTCTGGTGTAATAAGTGACctagttgataattaaccctattgCATATCATCCTGTCGAACTTTTTACCTGCATCTCATGCAACTtaaaagtttgattttttggtaATTAATCTTAAGTCTTGCTTTTTACCTGGCTATTTGCCAGAAAATAACAAATGGTTTAATGTATCTATGTGTGTATTGTTGGCATACAAGTGCTTGATTTGGTTCTTAAGGACCAGGAATATGGGTGCAGTGTTTTGTAAAAAGTGAATCATTACGCCGTACTCGTCAATCTTCTTTAAACAAGACATATGCAGATGTTATATTGAGTTATTGATATGTGTGTTCACTGTCACTATAATAAAGAATCAAATTTGGCTTGGTTGATTAATGTTAATTAGAGGAAAGAAGATCACACTTGGACTTTGTTACTTGATAATGGCAGTTTGAATTCTGCCACCAAATAGGATCATACAGTTGACTCTATAGTCTATTCATTAATTTGAATCATATTATAAACCCTTGTGAGGTTCGTGGAATTTACAACTCCATATCTGTGCCTAAATATCAGCCAAGTAGATATATGTGTCTCAGAAGTCAGAAGTTGTATAAATTGCCTAATTTGGTTCTTGAGGACTGGCAGGATGCGCTTGCTGGCTTGCAGAATAGTGAATCATTAAACCTTATTGATAAATCTTCacattttgatattaatattgaGTAAATTCTTATGCACGCAGTGGAACACCACTACACCACTGAAGTATGAGTACTGTAACTGTTTTTCACAATAAAGGATTAAATCTTTTTTAGTTAGCCAACACTAAACATTTAAGGATACACGGTTCAGTCACACTAAGTTTTGGTTTTCTTGGAGTGATTTCCTAATTACCAATATAGAAAATTTGAGTCCATATGAAATTGATTCTGTTGCATGTGACTTATATAGCAGGGACCAGAGAGTTACATGTGAAAGCTTAATGATTTATATAGTATGCCGTAAGCTCTGGTATATTGGTTTAAGGGTTTTCAAGTCATCCTTTTTATTGTAATTTTTCTTACCTAATGCGCTACAGGCCACTGTCGAGCTATTCATTATCCTGCTATCCTTTACCTACAGTCCTACATATTGTCTCATTAAGGATATGTTTTATGTACCGTTCATGTGACCGTGACTACTTTATTGCAGGTGATGTCAACAGCATTCGTGTCGGGTCAGGTACAAACATACAAGACAATTCTCTTGTTCATGTAGCCAAAACTAATCTAGCAGGGAAAGTACTTCCAACAATTATTGGGGACAATGTTACCATAGGTGAGTGCCATATATTCAACCTTTACTCATTTGTTGTGTCTGTACCATGAATGCATCCCATTTTTAATCTGTTTCTTGTGATTTCTGgaaattaaacataaaatattatgaatgtATTTATTGTAGGTTGCCTATAtgtttaaaagttattgttcaTCCATAAACATATATTGAGGGCGCAATTCGAATGTAGGATTTTAGAAAGTAAGATTCGGGTCGTAGAGCCATATTTACATAATGGGAGTATCGACtaatttcttctctttgggTTTTAGTGAAAATGATGTGATCTTCTAGTTAAATGGTACAGGTCACAGTGCAATCATACATGCATGTACTGTGGAAAATGAGGCATTTGTTGGTATGGGTGCTACCTTACTGGATGGCGTTACTGTTGAAAAACATGCTATGGTTGCTGCTGGTGCCCTAGTGAGGCAGAATACAAGGATCCCCAGTGGAGAGGTATGTAAAAATGTCACATTGAGCTCCATTTGAACATTTTACAATAAGCTCTTGCCTCTTGGTGATTGATATCAAGAAGTTGCATAGTGTTTGTGGTATTTGTTTACAGTAATTGTTTATGCTGATCTTAGCAGTGGCATATGTTTTTTATCCTTGGCCAGTGCACTATTTTTTGGTTACAAAAAAGAAGTTTGCAGTTCCCACTGTTTTTAAGTTAGAAAAAAAGAGCCACAATTAGTAAATTTAATAATCCAACTCTTCTTTAACTGCTCTATATTTTCCGGGTGTGTTTTTGTTTGTTGATATTTCTATATTTACTTCCTTCTTTGCCGACCGTTTTAGTCCAGTTATTGAGGGTAAGTTCTGCAGTAATTTGTTGTAAATAGATTagtcttctttctttttttctttttttgctaaatataaaTGTAGTCTTCAATTACAGGTATGGGGAGGTAATCCAGCAAAATTTATAAGGAAGCTCACTGATGAAGAAATAGCTTTTATTTCCCAGTCAGCCACAAATTATACCAATTTAGCTC
Coding sequences:
- the LOC108219694 gene encoding gamma carbonic anhydrase 2, mitochondrial produces the protein MGTLGKAIYTVGFWIRETGQAIDRLGRGLQGKYYFQEHLSRHRTLMNVYEKSPVVDKDVFVAPSASVIGDVQVGRASSIWYGCVLRGDVNSIRVGSGTNIQDNSLVHVAKTNLAGKVLPTIIGDNVTIGHSAIIHACTVENEAFVGMGATLLDGVTVEKHAMVAAGALVRQNTRIPSGEVWGGNPAKFIRKLTDEEIAFISQSATNYTNLAQVHAAENAKSFEEIEFEKALRKKFANKDEEYDSMLGVVRETPPELILPDNVLPEKAASKSLKV